ctagctctgtagaccaggctggtctcgaactcacagagatccgcctgtctctgcctcccgagtgctgggattaaaggcgtgggccaccatcgcccggcgtggCCCTTCTTTTCAGGGCTGCCCTTGTAGCGTGATGGCAGCAGATGTGGGGAAGCGACACAGCCAGCAGTAGCAGTCCTGACGGGTATGAGCCGAGCCATCTGTCTTCTGTAGGCAGGGACCGTGGTGCTGAACCTTGTCACTCATCGGTCACAGCAGCCCGCCTTTCTCCTGAAGTCCTTAGCCCTGGTTGGTCCATCTGCAGCTGAGTAGACAGCTCTCGAAATTCTTTCTCCTGGGATTCTCAGGAACAAGGGTACCAGAGTTTCCCACAATCTCTCTATGCCAGGACTGTTTACAGATGGAGTTCTTAAGAAGCCAGGCATTGAGGGGGGCGGGGCAAAGGGAGCCTTGGCATGAATGAGAAGGTTCTAGGAAGCTGGGGGACCATTGGAGACAGAAATGCAGAGGGTGAGTGAGGAGTTTGACACCAGACTAGAGTCTCGTGTGTTCTTTTGGGTGAAGAAGTGGGTCACAGCGAGGCTCAGGAAAAGGACCGGTGTGAGAGACGGCGCAGGCTGAATCGAGGGAGATTTCCTTGAAGGACACCCGTGCCGGGCACTGGGACTGGAGGCCCCTAATGTGACTGTGTGTACTGAAGGAACTGATAGCCTGTGAGTGTAAGAGTGTTAGCGGGATGAGATCTTAGGGCTACTGACTTTCAGGGGCTGAAGAGGTATGTATGGAGGTGTGTctgaaaatggggggggggcagaaagaatTGGGgaacatgaaacaaaaagttatgTTAAAGCCAGCATAGTGCAGGTTGGTGGACAGAGCATGGCAGGTCCCAAGGTCTTCCTCTCTCAGGCTCATTTTTCCCACATGTAAAATGGGATTGTTGTGAAGGCAacgtgtgcggggggggggggagacaaaaaaacaaaacaaaacaaaacaaaaccaaaaacaccggAACAACTATTTCGGTTTGGATGCAGGTAGGGTCCGTGGTGAATGGTCCGAAGTACTTCTAGCTGCGGGGGTCAGCATTGCCCCCTAGTGGCGATCTTGCGAACAACAGGCAGAGCCACTGGGCTGGCGAGGAGGGCGGCCGCTGTCAAGTCGCCCGCAGCtcagcatctgtctgtctgtcggtggGAGCCAGGGAACAGCCAGGACCTCTAGGGCAGAAGGCATGGTACGTGAGCGGGACTGCCGGCCCTGGTCAGGGTGCTGCGGTCCGACAGGCGCGGGTGGGGATGAGATGGGTGGGAACACTGTGGGGCACTTGGGGGTTGAGGGGGAAATCACTCAGCCAAACCGcgttatttctgtcatttttctgatTCTGGTCGTCCCAACGCTGTTGGCTGCCACCGGTGACCCTTCCTCTGGATCATGAggcattttttttggttttggtttttgtttttcgagacagggtttctctgtagctttggagcctgtcctggaactagctcttgtagaccaggctggcctcgaactcacagagatccacctgcctctgccttccaggtgctgggattaaagatgtgcgccaccaccgccctgtaaGGCATCTTTTTTGAACCCGGGCTGTCACCTGTCCATTCCCAGCTTCTCTCTTGGTGAGAGTTCTGAGTAGCTAGGTCTCCAGGTGGAGTAGGTGCCGAGAACGTCAGATAGACTGGGAATGATTCAAAGGACAGAAaacagaggccgggcggtggtggcgcacgcctttaatcccagcactcgggaggcagagacaggcggatctctgtgagttcgagaccagcctggtctacagagctagatccaggacaggctccaaagccacagagaaaccctgtctcaaaaaaccaaaaaaaaaaaaaagaaaagaaaacagaaccaatTTGAGACCAAAATACAGCTTTTAGCCTTTTCACTCCTTCCTTTGATCCCTAAGGTGGCTTTCTCTCCACATCAAGGTCACCACAGCTTTCTGTACGTCAGGCCTGCCCTTTGTGGATTAAAGACCTCGAGTTGGGGAGGTCAGCTCTGCCCCACAGTTGCTTCAGAGCCCTGGCTCTTCAAGCAATGCTGCAGTTGTACCCAGTCTTCTGATACTCCCATTGAGTGGCTCTCCTGAAGTCCTTCTTGGAGGGAGACACCTGCCAGGCGACggtggcacacatttaatcccaacactcaggaggcagaagcagacggagctctgtgagtttaaggccagcctggcctacagagtgagttccaggacatccagggctgttatatggagaaaaaaagaggggaggggatgcCCAAAGGAGACGGTCAAACCTTGGAAGAATCTGTTGTTTATTCAAAGGTTTCAGTAGACTGTGATTTTCCAAGTAAAAAGCCaagcatcatttaaaaatgattacagttatttgtgtgtgcatgaacgtgtgtgtgagtgtatgtgtgtgcttgtgtatgtgcgtgtgtgtatgtgtgagtgcacgtgtgtgcatgtgtgtgcatgtgtatatgtgtgtgcatgtgtgtgcgtgcacgtgtgtgtgcatgtgtatatgtgtgcatgtgtatatgtgtgtatgtgtatatgtgtgtgcatgtgtgtgtgcatgtgtatatctgtgtatgtgtgtgcatgtgtatatgtgtgtatgtgtgtgcatgtgtatgtgtgtgtgcatgtgtatgtgtgtgtatgcatgtgtttatgtgtgtgtgcatgtgtgtgagtgtgcatgaacgtgtgtgtgagtgtatgtgtgtgcttgtgtatgtgcgtgtgtacatgtgtgtgcgcacatgtgtgtgcatgtgtatgtgtgtgcatgcatgtgtatgtgtgtgcgtgtgtgcatgtgtatgtgtgtgtatgtgtgtgcatgtgtatatgtgtatatgtgtgtgcatgtgtgtgcatgtgtatatgtgtgtatgtgtgtgcatgtgtatgtgtgtgtatgtgtgtgcatgtgtatgtgtgtatgcatgtgtatatgtgtgtatgcatgtgtatatgtgtgtgtgcatgtgtgtgagtatgcatgaacgtgtgtgtgagtgtatgtgtgtgcttgtgtatgtgcgtgtgtacatgtgtgcgtgcacatgtgtgtgcatgtgtatgcgtgtgcatgcatgtgtgtgcgtgtgtgcatgtgtatatgtgtgtgtatgtgtatatgtgtgtgtgtgtgtgcgtgtggtgtgtgtgtacgtgtgtccTGGCGTGTGTGTAGAGGTTAGTTGAAAACTTGCTGGAGTTGTTTTGTCCCTTCTCTCATGTAGTTCCtggggctgaactcaggtcatcaggcctggggGAAAGCTTGtttaactgttaagccatctcactggccccaattttatttattttttgttttggttttctagacagggtttctctgtgtagcccaggctgtcctggaactcattttgtagatcaggctggcctcgaactcacagagatctgcctgcctctgtctcctgagtgctgggatgggcacgagccaccactgccaggcctatTTTATCATTTGAAAGGCTCACACTTTTAGTATCCCGCGGTTGTAATGCACTTTGCACTAGGGGCGGCAGGTGTTCTCAGAGGCGCGTGAATAGCAGCCTGTCCTCTTCAGTGTGATGTGTTAGGACAGAGCTAGAACACTTAAATGACTTATGAGCATCTTTCCCCTCTATCCCACAGACTCCTCCCTGCCTCAACTGTTCCATCTCTCCTGGAGAGCTGTCCCCAAATGGTTCAAGGAGCCCCCTGTTCTGCAATGGCAGTGAGGTCCAGGGAAACTTTGAGCCTGAGGACTTGAACCTGACGGATGAGGCCCTGAGGCTGAAGTACTTGGGGCCACAGCAGATGGCGCTGTTCTTGCCCATCTGTGCCATGTACCTGCTGATCTTTGTGGTGGGCACCGTGGGCAACGGGCTGACCTGCACTGTCATCCTGCGCCACAAGGCCATGGGCACGCCCACAAACTTCTACCTTCTCAGTCTCGCTGTGTCTGACTTGCTGGTGCTCCTGGTGGGCCTGCCCCTGGAGCTTTATGAGATGCAGCACAATTACCCGTTCCAGCTGGGGGCGAGCGGCTGCTACTTCCGAACGCTGCTCTTTGAGACCGTCTGCCTGGCTTCAGTGCTTAACGTCACAGCCCTGAGCGTGGAGCGCTATGTGGCCGTGGTGCACCCACTCCAAGCTAAGTCTGTGATGACACGGACCCACGTGCGCCGCATGTTGGGGACCATCTGGATCCTTGCCgtgcttttctctctgcctaaCACCAGTCTCCACGGCCTCAAGCAGCTCTATGTGCCCTGTCGGGGTCTGGTGCCTGACTCAACTGTGTGTACGTTGGTGCGTCCCCGACTCTTTTACAACTTGGTGATCCAGATCACCACCCTGCTCTTCTTCTGCCTGCCCATGGTCACCATCAGTGTGCTGTACCTGCTCATTGGGCTGCAGCTGCGGAGGGAGAGGATGCTGCTTCAAGAGGAGGTCAAAGGCAGGAAAACGGCAGCGGCCCGGAAGACCTGCAACAGACGGCTTCCGCGTCGAGAAGGGGGCCGGAGACAAGTGACCAAGATGCTATGTAAGTGTCATTGGTGAGAAAGGAGTTGAGCCTCCTTGGGTCTGGGGAAGGAGTTGAGCTTCTGGATTTTGGAAGCTGGTCTTAGGTCCGCTGTGCTTCTTCCC
The genomic region above belongs to Microtus ochrogaster isolate Prairie Vole_2 linkage group LG4, MicOch1.0, whole genome shotgun sequence and contains:
- the Nmur1 gene encoding neuromedin-U receptor 1, translated to MTPPCLNCSISPGELSPNGSRSPLFCNGSEVQGNFEPEDLNLTDEALRLKYLGPQQMALFLPICAMYLLIFVVGTVGNGLTCTVILRHKAMGTPTNFYLLSLAVSDLLVLLVGLPLELYEMQHNYPFQLGASGCYFRTLLFETVCLASVLNVTALSVERYVAVVHPLQAKSVMTRTHVRRMLGTIWILAVLFSLPNTSLHGLKQLYVPCRGLVPDSTVCTLVRPRLFYNLVIQITTLLFFCLPMVTISVLYLLIGLQLRRERMLLQEEVKGRKTAAARKTCNRRLPRREGGRRQVTKMLFALVVVFGICWAPFHAERLMWSLVPHWTDDLLLAFQFVHIISGVFFYLGSAANPVLYSLMSSRFRENFRQALGLRTQCCRRRRQHCHSSHNHSKLTTGSTCDMGSRNSRTGPLAENRDPGFHQETELS